From the genome of Trachemys scripta elegans isolate TJP31775 chromosome 2, CAS_Tse_1.0, whole genome shotgun sequence:
gagctgtgctgattgaCCCAAGCGGAGAGCCTGGCCCTGAGCCACTATACAAGAGCTTAGCACTTCCTCAGCTGTGGACCAGATCCCAGTCTCTACAGCTGCCAGTAggggcagccctgagcccccccagccTCAGGCTGTGGCTCTCGGGACTACGGTCCCACTGGAGAAGGCTCCCAGGGTTTGTTTCCATCTGTTTATTTCATCCTCTCCCCCCCATAGTCTCTGTTTTAGGGAGTTATTGTCCCTGAATGGCATCACTTGCCCATGCTGCGGGCCTCTGGGATTCCTCTCTCCCTGGGGGCCCCCTGGCTCCAGCTTAGACACAATTCCCCGGCTGGGGCCTGCAGAGCCTGCTTTGGGAAGAGAATCACAGGCTGGGGGGCACGGCCAGATCCTCCAAGCTATTTACTTACCCAAGTCCcattgggaattaggcacctagacATCTTGGAGGATCTGGGGCTCAGTGCCCAGCTCTGACCCTGACAAAGTCCCTCGGCCCTgtgcaggggaaagggggagggggggcggagggctccCCAGGGAAGGATTTGGGCTCAGCTTTACCCTAGAATCATTTTTAAAGGTTCATTTCACTGTGTGTGAGAAGTTATACAACTACTGAAAACTGGActggctggaggggagaggatgGCCTGTGTCTGAACCATGGAGGTACCAAGGCAGTGTCTGAGGTCACAGGGTGACATTTGTTCTCTGATAAAAAGCAAATCTAGAATTCCCTAATGATAGCCCCTTGCTACTgcactgcccccccgcccctcccaaatCCTCCTGGCGGGTCCCTGCCAGACAGGGGCTCTCGCTGCAGAGGACTGGAGCTTAGCTGGAGGGATGAGGGCTGGAAATAGATTGGGAGTTACTGGAGGGAGGGACCGACCCTTTGTGctgcatttgtacagcagctagtgGGGTCCTGGGCCGGGACCAAGGCTCCTAGACCCTACAGCGATAGAAATTAAATAATAGTCACGATCACAGAAGAGCTGCCCCTCTTTGGAACATCACAAAACAGCCCAGCTCATCACCGCCTCCTTTGCAAATATCTGGCCCCCGTCCTCACCCTGCAGAGGCACCAGCACGGAGCCCTCGTGCCTGTCTCGGTGAGTCTCTTGCGGTCACTCTGCCAATTACATCTGCTCAGCTGGGGAGAACGAGACTGTAATGTCCTCTAAGGGCACAGAGCGGGGTCAGCTCAGCGCCTCGTGCCCTGGGCCCAGCCGGCTTGGGttctgtgcaggggaggggggcagagagaccagcagggcccaggcccagCCACCTTAGGCACGATGTGGGGTAGGGGTGGGTGTGACGCACCTGCAGAAGCCCAGGCCGCAGCGCAAACCCCAGCCCCCCATCCATGGATCCCCCCAACCCAGCTgcccggctccagctccagcctgtgAGTATACAAGGGACAGTAACTGAGTAACAGTGAGCCCAATAGAACCAGGTTCAGCAGCCTCTGGCGCTAAGCTACCTAAAAATGACACGGTGACACGAAACTTTCGAAAGAGAGATTGCAATAAAAAGGAGGTCAGTCAAAAAGGCCCTCTGGGGAAAAGTAACGTCCTTAGAGGTGGCATGGATGCTACTTAAAGGAATAAGAGTATCACAAGACGTGGGCCATGAACAAAACAGGGAACCAGGAAGGCAAAGACTAAACTAATAGGGCAAAATGGCAGGGTCAAGAGACTAGTTAAGTCACACAGAAACCCTTCAAAACTCGGCAATTGGACCCTATCAAAGGCAACAAATAAGAGAAGAGGGGAccgttagatcatctagtctgacctgtatagcaCACGCCCTagaatttcacccacttaccCCCATGCTGAGCCCAGTCGTTTGGGTTTGGCTACACTATCCTCCGGCAGGaatccagtctggatttgaagacatcgagatggagaatccatcactttcaTTGGTAGTTTGTTCAGTGGTTAGTCACCCTACCGTTAACTTTGTGCTTTAGTTCTAAGTTGAATTTGCCTGGCTATACATTCCGTcactggttcttgttctgcctttctgcACGAGCTGAAAGAGCCCTTCGGGCTGTGATATTTTGTCTCTGTGTAGATCTTTACATTCAAGTCTACAGCTTGATCTTTTTGTTAAACTGCACAGACTGAGCTCTTAAGGGATTTTTTCCAGCCCCTGAACCACTTGTGACTACTGCTTGTAGAATGGAAATGGGAAACGGGTGACCCAAACTCGCCTTCTTAATCCCAAGTACTGTAGAATATCGGCCACTTGGGTTGGGCCATCACAGAAGAGGGGAAGATGATTCTCAACTCTTCCCAACAACTtgatctaggaacaaagaacaacataatagaaaaaggattttaaagcaATAAGGAGCCTATACATCTCTCACCTAAAGCCTCATCGCATTGGGATGGAAGGCCAAGCTTCTTCGGAGTGCCACACACAGACATCTGTTTGGTGGGCAGAGACTTTTTAATGTCCTTTTTCCATGACacctcctaaagataaggtcaggatgacagggtgATGGACAGAGATGTTTGATGTACAAGGTAAAGCGTAGTAACTACCATGTTGGAGGGGCAATATGTAACAGTGTATAAAAGAAGGGTCACAGAGggggtgtctttgtccagccgaggggggaatggaaagtcccgctgctcactgagctggtccattgtcacgGACATCCACGTGCCTGTGTACCTGTAGACATTGATCCGGGGAGCTAGGATTGTGcttcgtcgacaataaacctggctagGTGCCTTCGCTACAAAGCGAGTCTTGTGGTCTTTGTGGGCAGTTTGATGGCCGTGTGCTGTGTCGCTAGCCGTATAGAGCTGGGCCAGCACACAGAAAGAATCCACACACGCAGCCAACAACTAACAACGgggaacttctgttctccctttgTCATAACATAACAAGGGACATTCAAAGAAATGAAAGAGTGGCAAACTGAAAACTGATCAAAAGCAAAGACTCACACAGTGcgcaattaacctgtggaactcatgacAGCAGGATGCTGTTACGGGCAAGAATTtagaaaaggttaaaaacatttattgaacGAAGATATCCAAAGTTATAATTAATGCTAACAGATATTctgaagggatattaaaccttgtaCTTCAGGGTTTAAGCAATTTTCTAATgattaggatgagacctaatattggccaggaatggggggggggggggagagattatCCTACATTTGCCTAGTGTGCaattcttacaccttcctccgATGCATCTGGTGCTGCTCACTGTCAGagccaggacactgggctggcaggaccttgggcctgatccagcgTGATCATTCCTGTGTCAATAGGAGTTTTGNNNNNNNNNNNNNNNNNNNNNNNNNNNNNNNNNNNNNNNNNNNNNNNNNNNNNNNNNNNNNNNNNNNNNNNNNNNNNNNNNNNNNNNNNNNNNNNNNNNNNNNNNNNNNNNNNNNNNNNNNNNNNNNNNNNNNgggggggggggggggagagattatCCTACATTTGCCTAGTGTGCaattcttacaccttcctccgATGCATCTGGTGCTGCTCACTGTCAGAGCCAGACACTGGGCTGGcaggaccttgggtctgatccagcgtGATCATTcctgtgtcaatgggagttttgctggagtACAGGCTGGGAAAGCCCTTCCAGCTTCGGGCTGGCACACACGAGCTGCTTCCACCTCGTGTGGACACTCTGGTGTTTTTGCAGCGTCCCCTTGACAGTGAAGCGCTTCCCGCACTCGGTGCATGTGAAGGGCCGCTCCCCCGTGTGGATCCGCTGGTGCATTTTGAGGTTGCTCTTGGTGGTGAAGCTCTTCTCGCACTGGGTGCAGGTGAACGGCCGTTCCCCCGTGTGCACTCGCTGGTGCGTCAGGAGATTGCCCGGCTGCGTGAAGCATTTCCCACACTGGCTGCACACGTATGAGCGCTGCCTGGTGTGGATCCTCTGGTGCATCGTGAGGTCCCTGGTGGAGGCAAATCTCTCCTTGCACTCAGCACATGCAAAGAGCTTCTCGCGCACGTGGCTTTTCTGGTGCGTGTTGAGCGTGCCCTTCTTGGCGAAGCTCTTCCCACACTGACAGCAGGCGAATGGGCGCTCCCCCGTGTGGCGCCGCTGGTGGGTCAGGAGATTCACCTTCTGAgtgaagctcttcccacactccGTGCACTGGAAAGGCCGCTCCCCCATGTGCACCCTCTGGTGCAGTTTGAGGTTGTCTTTCCTGGTGAAACGTTTCCCACACTCAGTGCACGGGAACAGCTGCTCCCTGCCGTGTGTCCTGCTGTGCACCTTCAGAACGGCCTTGCTGATGAAGTGCTTCCCGCATTCGGGGCAGGGGAACTGATGTTCTCCCGTGTGCAGCCTCTTGTGCAGTTTCAGAAATTCGTTCTGAACGAAGCCCTGGCCACACTCGGTGCACACAAAGGGCAGCTCCCCGCTGTGCAAGCGCTGGTGCATTTTGAGGGTGGCCTGGGCGGTGAAGCCCTTTCCACACTCGGTGCATGTGAAGGGCCGCTCCCCCGTGTGGATCCACTGGTGCATTTTGAGGTTGCCCTTAGTGGTGAAGCTTTTCTCGCACTGGGTGCAGGTGAACGGCCGTTCCCCCGTGTGCACTCGCTGGTGCGTCAGGAGGTTGCCCGGCTGCGTGAAGCATTTCCCACACTGGCTGCACATGTATGAGCGCTGCCTGGTGTGGATCCTCTGGTGCATCGTGAGGTCCCTGTTGGAGGCAAATCTCTCCTTGCACTCAGCACATGCAAAGTGCCACTCACGCACGTGGCTTTTCTGGTGCGTGTTGAGCGTGCCCTTCTGGGCAAAGCTCTTCCCACACTGACAGCAGGCGAACGGGCGCTCCCCTGTGTGGCACCGCTGGTGGGTCAGGAGATTCACCTTCTGAgtgaagctcttcccacactcTGCGCACTGGAAAGGCCGCTCCCCTGTGTGCACCCTCTGGTGCAGTTTGAGGATGTCTTTCCTGGTGAAATGTTTCCCACACTCAGTGCACAGGAACAGCCTCTCCCCGCTGTGCAGGCGCTGGTGCATTTTGAGGTTGCCCGGGGCGATGAAGCTCTTTCCGCACTCGGTGCAGACGAAGGGCCGCTCCTCGCTGTGCATGCGCTGGTGCATTTTGAGGTTGCCCTTGGTGGTGAAGCATTTCCCGCACTGGCTGCagggaaacagcccctcccccgtgTGCACTCGCTGGTGTATTTTGAGGTTGCCCTTCGTCATACAGCTCCTTCCGCATTCCGGGCACGAGAATGGTTTCCTCCCTGTGGGCTCTCCCTGCTGGGCAGTCAGGTGTGTCCGCCCCTGCCGGCTGGCTCTGCGTCTCTGGGGCCTGAGGAGGGGCATGAGTTTTTCCTGCATAATATTTCTCTGCTGCTTTTGTGATTTGCTCTGACTTTTGTATCTTTGCTTTTTCCTTGAGTGCTGGTGGAGGTCCCCTCCAGTCTGTTCTGGGGATGTCTTGGGAAGATCCAGGGTTCTAGAACCTTCCTCATCGTCATCCTTCATCACACCATCTGCTGCAGAGAGAAAAGCCCTGGCGTTATCTCCTGAGTTAGTGACCAAGGGGAAACTCCTGATGTTCAGCACATTCCATTCCCAACCGCAGCCCAAGCAACCTGTCTCTTGGAAAAGCCTCCCTGCCCTCAGCTCCTGGAAAGCTACCCCCTTCAAGGAGTGGTTCCACTAACCGCAGAGAAGCAGGTCTCAGTGCTTCCTCGAGTGTCTATTGGCAAAGACACAGCCAGTGGGAAAAGACTGCCTTCGTGTTGCATTTGACTGAACACGAATTGCTGCCATGAGGCTGAGCTCAGCATAGTCTCCACAGCGATCCCACGTGGTGGAAGTTAGCATTGCTTTCTCCACCAGACTAACGAAGGGATCAGGTCCCAATGGACAGCTCAGGAagtccatagaatcatagactttaaggtcagaagggaccattatgatcatctagtctgaccccctgcacaacgcaggccacagaatctcacccacccactcctgtatcaaacctgtgtctgagccactgaagtcctcaaatcatggtttaaagacctcaaggtgcagagaatcctccagcaagtgacccgtgccccacgctgcagaggaaggcgaaaccccccagatctctgccaatctgccctggaggaaaattccttccagaccccaaatatggcgatcagctaaaccctgagcatgtgggcaagactcacca
Proteins encoded in this window:
- the LOC117871955 gene encoding oocyte zinc finger protein XlCOF6-like isoform X2, whose amino-acid sequence is MAGPRPEARAMGAGGSAQVPVVFEDVAVYFSPEEWAELAKWQRELYRDVMKENYELVASLGHPGVKPEIICQMERGEEPCVEGPWGWEERSTTQKPCSDGVMKDDDEEGSRTLDLPKTSPEQTGGDLHQHSRKKQRYKSQSKSQKQQRNIMQEKLMPLLRPQRRRASRQGRTHLTAQQGEPTGRKPFSCPECGRSCMTKGNLKIHQRVHTGEGLFPCSQCGKCFTTKGNLKMHQRMHSEERPFVCTECGKSFIAPGNLKMHQRLHSGERLFLCTECGKHFTRKDILKLHQRVHTGERPFQCAECGKSFTQKVNLLTHQRCHTGERPFACCQCGKSFAQKGTLNTHQKSHVREWHFACAECKERFASNRDLTMHQRIHTRQRSYMCSQCGKCFTQPGNLLTHQRVHTGERPFTCTQCEKSFTTKGNLKMHQWIHTGERPFTCTECGKGFTAQATLKMHQRLHSGELPFVCTECGQGFVQNEFLKLHKRLHTGEHQFPCPECGKHFISKAVLKVHSRTHGREQLFPCTECGKRFTRKDNLKLHQRVHMGERPFQCTECGKSFTQKVNLLTHQRRHTGERPFACCQCGKSFAKKGTLNTHQKSHVREKLFACAECKERFASTRDLTMHQRIHTRQRSYVCSQCGKCFTQPGNLLTHQRVHTGERPFTCTQCEKSFTTKSNLKMHQRIHTGERPFTCTECGKRFTVKGTLQKHQSVHTRWKQLVCASPKLEGLSQPVLQQNSH
- the LOC117871955 gene encoding oocyte zinc finger protein XlCOF6-like isoform X1; translated protein: MAGPRPEARAMGAGGSAQVPVVFEDVAVYFSPEEWAELAKWQRELYRDVMKENYELVASLGHPGVKPEIICQMERGEEPCVEGPWGWEERSTTQKPCSADGVMKDDDEEGSRTLDLPKTSPEQTGGDLHQHSRKKQRYKSQSKSQKQQRNIMQEKLMPLLRPQRRRASRQGRTHLTAQQGEPTGRKPFSCPECGRSCMTKGNLKIHQRVHTGEGLFPCSQCGKCFTTKGNLKMHQRMHSEERPFVCTECGKSFIAPGNLKMHQRLHSGERLFLCTECGKHFTRKDILKLHQRVHTGERPFQCAECGKSFTQKVNLLTHQRCHTGERPFACCQCGKSFAQKGTLNTHQKSHVREWHFACAECKERFASNRDLTMHQRIHTRQRSYMCSQCGKCFTQPGNLLTHQRVHTGERPFTCTQCEKSFTTKGNLKMHQWIHTGERPFTCTECGKGFTAQATLKMHQRLHSGELPFVCTECGQGFVQNEFLKLHKRLHTGEHQFPCPECGKHFISKAVLKVHSRTHGREQLFPCTECGKRFTRKDNLKLHQRVHMGERPFQCTECGKSFTQKVNLLTHQRRHTGERPFACCQCGKSFAKKGTLNTHQKSHVREKLFACAECKERFASTRDLTMHQRIHTRQRSYVCSQCGKCFTQPGNLLTHQRVHTGERPFTCTQCEKSFTTKSNLKMHQRIHTGERPFTCTECGKRFTVKGTLQKHQSVHTRWKQLVCASPKLEGLSQPVLQQNSY